One Curtobacterium sp. BH-2-1-1 genomic region harbors:
- the tatA gene encoding twin-arginine translocase TatA/TatE family subunit — translation MLGNLTGIHLLVILGIVILLFGATKLPALAKGLGQSLTIFRREVRDTEPHGTPTGDPAPVATSTTTTPVE, via the coding sequence ATGCTCGGCAACCTCACCGGCATCCACCTGCTCGTCATCCTCGGCATCGTCATCCTGCTCTTCGGCGCCACCAAGCTCCCCGCCCTGGCGAAGGGTCTCGGGCAGTCGCTCACGATCTTCCGCCGCGAGGTCCGCGACACTGAGCCGCACGGCACCCCGACCGGCGACCCCGCTCCCGTCGCGACGTCGACCACGACGACGCCCGTCGAGTGA
- a CDS encoding LacI family DNA-binding transcriptional regulator has translation MSDTAPVRRLRPASMTDVAALAGVSQKTVSRVVNDEPHVTEAVRAKVEAAISELGFRPNAAARSLKSQRSRRVGLITIGTNLYGPTAMLTGVEQACRTNGYSLAVVRTVTATAEELQPAVDSLIGQDVEAIVFSEPVDNQMDQLRMPSGVTVLTLGPPDVADRENTLAVGLDETGAAFAATDHLLALGHETVWHIAGPGNWTSSQRRETGWRAALQDAGVAEHEPVEGDWSPQSGHDAMRALLTRPDVTAVFVANDQMAIGAMSAIQQAGLSVPGDISIVGFDDMPIAAFLPVPLTTIRQDFDEATRLAMHRLFRTLDGHPPAERHRMLPGQLITRATSAPPSPGRRHLRPAD, from the coding sequence ATGAGCGACACCGCCCCCGTCCGCCGCCTGCGCCCCGCCTCGATGACCGACGTCGCTGCCCTCGCCGGCGTCTCCCAGAAGACCGTCTCCCGCGTGGTGAACGACGAGCCCCACGTCACCGAGGCCGTCCGCGCCAAGGTCGAGGCCGCGATCTCCGAGCTCGGTTTCCGCCCGAACGCCGCCGCCCGCTCCCTCAAGTCCCAGCGCTCTCGCCGCGTCGGCCTCATCACCATCGGCACGAACCTGTACGGCCCGACGGCGATGCTCACCGGCGTCGAGCAGGCCTGCCGCACGAACGGCTACAGCCTCGCCGTGGTCCGAACGGTGACCGCGACCGCCGAGGAGCTCCAACCCGCGGTGGACTCCCTCATCGGCCAGGACGTCGAGGCGATCGTCTTCTCCGAGCCGGTCGACAACCAGATGGACCAGCTCCGCATGCCCTCGGGCGTGACCGTCCTGACGCTCGGGCCGCCCGACGTCGCCGACCGTGAGAACACCCTCGCGGTCGGCCTCGACGAGACCGGTGCCGCCTTCGCTGCGACCGACCACCTGCTGGCCCTCGGTCATGAGACCGTGTGGCACATCGCCGGCCCCGGGAACTGGACCTCGAGCCAGCGCCGGGAGACCGGTTGGCGCGCGGCCCTGCAGGATGCGGGCGTCGCCGAGCACGAACCGGTCGAGGGGGACTGGTCGCCGCAGAGCGGCCACGACGCGATGCGCGCGCTCCTCACCCGACCCGACGTGACCGCGGTGTTCGTGGCGAACGACCAGATGGCGATCGGCGCGATGTCCGCGATCCAGCAGGCGGGCCTGTCCGTCCCGGGCGACATCAGCATCGTCGGCTTCGACGACATGCCGATCGCGGCGTTCCTGCCGGTGCCCCTCACCACCATCCGCCAGGACTTCGACGAGGCCACCCGTCTCGCGATGCACCGCCTGTTCCGGACGCTCGACGGCCACCCGCCGGCCGAGCGGCACCGGATGCTCCCCGGCCAGCTCATCACGCGCGCCACCAGCGCGCCGCCGTCACCGGGACGGCGTCACCTCCGCCCCGCCGACTGA
- a CDS encoding ABC transporter substrate-binding protein, whose protein sequence is MTPVPPRPGTTAAAAPPDRNASRGPSRRDLLRWGAAAGGAFALSGLLAACSPQSTAAVRSGRADLAFWTHDPGYEKFFTQALPVADRESDFRFALDITTIAAADIPTKLIAQAVAGTGTPDVAGLEIGAFCRMLRGDIAKELLSDLSPSVAAQQDDLIAARLTPFSKDGHLYALDSDTPLCVYYHRADRFEALGIPDDLTTWEEYMDLGAKLNKSKGVSLHAVAVTDPGGTLQSYQILLLQRGGDLYDEDGGIAIQTPEAERTLQFLVDGVQSGAIATVADMYGPSLQSGLKGGTILAVDMPSWYASYGIKPNVPEQKGKWRVRNLPRFAGGGSTTSVGGGTGFAVLRDKPLTKAGIDLVLAAYLDPDQQVKRYQDLGYLPTLRSVYDDPRLAAMSDPYFGGQQLFGVYKSVVDDVPSQHQSADAAILQTVLSGYIIKAYKGQISPKQALDAAAADFRGQTRA, encoded by the coding sequence GTGACCCCAGTACCACCGCGACCCGGCACGACCGCCGCAGCCGCGCCTCCCGACCGGAACGCGAGCCGGGGACCCAGCCGACGCGACCTGCTCCGGTGGGGCGCCGCTGCTGGCGGAGCCTTCGCGCTCAGCGGCCTGCTGGCCGCCTGCTCACCGCAGTCGACCGCAGCCGTCCGCTCCGGACGCGCCGACCTGGCGTTCTGGACGCACGACCCCGGCTACGAGAAGTTCTTCACCCAGGCGCTGCCGGTCGCCGACCGGGAGTCCGACTTCCGGTTCGCGCTCGACATCACCACGATCGCGGCGGCCGACATCCCGACGAAGCTCATCGCCCAGGCGGTCGCGGGCACGGGCACACCGGACGTCGCGGGACTCGAGATCGGAGCGTTCTGCCGGATGCTCCGCGGCGACATCGCGAAGGAGCTGCTGAGCGACCTGTCGCCGTCGGTGGCCGCGCAGCAGGACGACCTGATCGCCGCACGACTGACGCCGTTCTCGAAGGACGGACACCTCTACGCGCTCGACTCGGACACCCCGCTCTGCGTGTACTACCACCGTGCCGACCGGTTCGAGGCCCTCGGCATCCCCGACGACCTGACGACGTGGGAGGAGTACATGGACCTCGGGGCGAAGCTCAACAAGAGCAAGGGCGTCTCGCTGCACGCGGTCGCGGTCACCGACCCGGGCGGCACGCTGCAGAGCTACCAGATCCTGCTGCTCCAGCGCGGCGGCGACCTGTACGACGAGGACGGCGGCATCGCCATCCAGACCCCGGAGGCCGAGCGCACCCTGCAGTTCCTCGTCGACGGCGTGCAGTCCGGAGCGATCGCCACGGTCGCGGACATGTACGGGCCGAGCCTGCAGTCCGGGCTGAAGGGCGGCACGATCCTGGCGGTCGACATGCCCTCCTGGTACGCCAGCTACGGCATCAAGCCGAACGTCCCCGAGCAGAAGGGGAAGTGGCGCGTCCGGAACCTGCCCCGGTTCGCCGGTGGCGGCAGCACGACGAGCGTCGGCGGCGGGACCGGGTTCGCGGTGCTCCGCGACAAGCCCCTCACGAAGGCGGGGATCGACCTCGTGCTCGCGGCGTACCTCGACCCGGACCAGCAGGTGAAGCGGTACCAGGACCTCGGGTACCTGCCGACGCTGCGCTCGGTCTACGACGACCCGCGCCTCGCCGCGATGAGCGACCCGTACTTCGGCGGGCAGCAGCTGTTCGGCGTCTACAAGTCCGTCGTCGACGACGTCCCGTCGCAGCACCAGAGCGCCGACGCAGCGATCCTGCAGACCGTCCTGAGCGGCTACATCATCAAGGCCTACAAGGGCCAGATCTCCCCGAAGCAGGCGCTCGACGCCGCTGCGGCCGACTTCCGCGGCCAGACCCGCGCCTGA
- a CDS encoding carbohydrate ABC transporter permease: MSTSTATGIPVSATTADPPARRRRLNTNGGSAPYLFIAPFYVLYGLFMIVPVLAAVYLSLTEWVGLGAPNWIGLSNYANLFRDTSFGTALVNSLIYTLIAVFVIVPVSLLVAQALNAKGLRARDLFRVTFFIPMVLSPIVIALIYSLVFDTNYGLLNASLKALFGLPNTDWLGDPTLAKVAIGFVLLWRTVGYLTIFFLAALQNVSPEQYEAASLDGAGTFRKFTNVTLPEIRPVTSFVVVTSFISAAQLFDEPYLLTKGGPGEATLSVAMFIYRAAFERQQFGYAAAAGVVLFVIVFGVSQILNRALAIGRDA; this comes from the coding sequence TTGTCCACATCCACCGCCACCGGCATCCCGGTGTCCGCCACCACGGCCGATCCGCCGGCCCGACGACGACGGCTCAACACGAACGGCGGCAGCGCGCCGTACCTGTTCATCGCGCCGTTCTACGTGTTGTACGGCCTCTTCATGATCGTGCCGGTGCTCGCCGCCGTGTACCTGTCGCTCACGGAGTGGGTCGGTCTCGGTGCCCCGAACTGGATCGGGCTGTCGAACTACGCGAACCTGTTCCGCGACACCAGCTTCGGCACCGCCCTGGTGAACTCGCTGATCTACACGCTCATCGCCGTGTTCGTCATCGTGCCGGTCTCCCTGCTCGTCGCGCAGGCGCTCAACGCCAAGGGGCTGCGCGCCCGTGACCTGTTCCGCGTGACGTTCTTCATCCCGATGGTGCTGTCACCGATCGTCATCGCGCTCATCTACAGCCTGGTGTTCGACACGAACTACGGGCTGCTCAACGCCTCGCTCAAGGCGCTGTTCGGGCTGCCGAACACCGACTGGCTCGGGGACCCGACGCTCGCGAAGGTCGCGATCGGGTTCGTGCTCCTCTGGCGCACGGTCGGGTACCTGACGATCTTCTTCCTCGCGGCGCTCCAGAACGTGTCGCCGGAGCAGTACGAGGCCGCGTCGCTCGACGGTGCCGGCACGTTCCGGAAGTTCACGAACGTGACCCTGCCGGAGATCCGACCGGTCACGAGCTTCGTCGTCGTCACGTCGTTCATCAGCGCCGCGCAGCTCTTCGACGAGCCGTACCTGCTGACGAAGGGCGGCCCGGGCGAAGCGACCCTGTCCGTCGCCATGTTCATCTACCGCGCCGCGTTCGAGCGACAGCAGTTCGGGTACGCGGCCGCGGCCGGGGTCGTGCTGTTCGTCATCGTCTTCGGCGTCAGCCAGATCCTCAACCGCGCACTCGCCATCGGGAGGGACGCATGA
- a CDS encoding carbohydrate ABC transporter permease — protein sequence MTATTDRPTTRAVTTAGGRAPRSGPPRTRGWVARRGLLYATLIALLLVFVFPLLWALSGSFKRRGDIFATPPSLIPNPATGENYSNLLSTQPFWAWFGISVGTALIATVVSVFVCAMAGYGFAKFRFRGKRVLFAVMFSSLSVPFAVILVPLFILVVKSGLTNPWFSLVVPWVAPAFGIFMMQQFIVQAIPDEIIEAARIDGNSEFGTFRRVVLPLLRPSLGALAVWSFLQSYNSFQWPLVLLSDSNQYTLPLGLNAIFASENRSYDLVLAGAVLASVPTILVFLLLRKQLLDGLTAGAVKG from the coding sequence ATGACCGCCACCACCGACCGCCCGACCACCCGGGCCGTCACGACCGCCGGAGGTCGGGCTCCCCGCTCCGGCCCGCCCCGCACGCGCGGGTGGGTCGCCCGCCGTGGGCTGCTCTACGCGACCCTCATCGCCCTGCTGCTCGTGTTCGTCTTCCCGCTGCTCTGGGCCCTGTCCGGATCGTTCAAGCGACGCGGCGACATCTTCGCGACACCGCCGTCGCTGATCCCGAACCCGGCGACCGGCGAGAACTACTCCAACCTGCTGTCGACCCAGCCGTTCTGGGCGTGGTTCGGCATCAGTGTCGGGACCGCGCTCATCGCCACCGTCGTGTCCGTCTTCGTCTGCGCGATGGCGGGCTACGGGTTCGCGAAGTTCCGGTTCCGGGGCAAGCGGGTGCTGTTCGCGGTGATGTTCTCGTCGCTGTCCGTGCCGTTCGCGGTGATCCTCGTGCCGCTCTTCATCCTGGTGGTGAAGTCGGGGCTCACGAACCCGTGGTTCTCGCTCGTCGTGCCGTGGGTGGCGCCGGCGTTCGGCATCTTCATGATGCAGCAGTTCATCGTCCAGGCGATCCCGGACGAGATCATCGAGGCCGCCCGCATCGACGGCAACTCGGAGTTCGGCACGTTCCGTCGTGTCGTGCTCCCGTTGCTCCGGCCGTCCCTCGGCGCACTCGCCGTGTGGAGCTTCCTGCAGAGCTACAACTCGTTCCAGTGGCCGCTGGTCCTGTTGTCCGACTCGAACCAGTACACCCTGCCGCTCGGCCTCAACGCGATCTTCGCCTCGGAGAACCGCTCGTACGACCTCGTGCTCGCCGGCGCCGTGCTCGCGAGCGTGCCGACCATCCTCGTGTTCCTGCTCCTCCGCAAGCAGTTGCTCGACGGCCTGACGGCCGGCGCCGTGAAGGGCTGA
- a CDS encoding beta-galactosidase, which translates to MTRDQAPSNGVPRTMQHDRVLFGAAYYHEYQPTPRLDEDMRLMQEAGFSVIRVGESVWSTWEPENGRFDLEWLAPVLDAAHEHGIRVVLGTPTYAVPMWLARIVPEINVRRRTGGEAMGWGARQEIDYAHPAFLFHAERVIRKIVARYADHPAVIGYQVDNEPGNELIANPEVFQRFVDHLRHTYGSVERLNEEWGLTYWSHRLSTWADLWTPDGNAQPQYDLAWRRFQASITTDFIAWQASVVREYSRADQFVTTCIAYERPTVEDEVLTRSLDVTAGNPYYRMQDALELPSTDEPAQFWTSSGAWSIVASGDRMYGSKQAPFLVTETNAQAIGFSWMNEPAYEGQWRQAAWALVSRGASMIEYWHWHTLHYGVETYWGGVLPHSQQPGRTYEEIARIGAEFARAGDRVAGLRPHADVALLFSNESKWALNEHPALGDGMEPDRRSWQTVYDAFARGVFDAGLQANTVHPSQVFDRDPASFAAERPVLVAAAFTIATDAQLHWLAAYAEAGGHLVVGIRTGYEDEEARARLERKPAFLDVAAGVHYDEFSNLGRRIPVSAGAAATDHGFSVPVGATATRWADGLLVDDADVLVGYDHPHHGRFAAVTTRAHGAGRVTYVGTVPDPALAAALVDWAAPGADGAPGWRPQTDTQSVQSSVNGRGETVHVVHNWSWTPSAFRVPVAAEDVLDGTALAAGSELSLGAWDVRVLAVR; encoded by the coding sequence ATGACCCGCGACCAAGCACCCTCGAACGGAGTACCCCGCACCATGCAGCACGACCGCGTCCTCTTCGGCGCCGCTTACTACCACGAGTACCAGCCCACACCCCGGCTCGACGAGGACATGCGCCTCATGCAGGAGGCCGGGTTCTCGGTCATCCGCGTCGGCGAGTCCGTCTGGAGCACCTGGGAGCCGGAGAACGGCCGGTTCGACCTCGAGTGGCTCGCCCCGGTGCTGGACGCCGCGCACGAGCACGGCATCCGGGTGGTCCTCGGCACGCCGACCTACGCGGTGCCGATGTGGCTCGCCCGCATCGTGCCGGAGATCAACGTCCGGCGACGGACCGGCGGCGAGGCGATGGGCTGGGGGGCTCGCCAGGAGATCGACTACGCCCACCCCGCGTTCCTGTTCCACGCCGAGCGGGTCATCCGGAAGATCGTCGCCCGGTACGCCGACCACCCGGCCGTGATCGGGTACCAGGTCGACAACGAGCCGGGCAACGAGCTCATCGCGAACCCCGAGGTGTTCCAGCGGTTCGTCGACCACCTGCGGCACACCTACGGGAGCGTCGAGCGGCTCAACGAGGAGTGGGGGCTGACCTACTGGTCGCACCGGCTCTCGACCTGGGCGGACCTGTGGACCCCGGACGGCAACGCGCAGCCGCAGTACGACCTCGCGTGGCGTCGGTTCCAGGCCTCGATCACGACGGACTTCATCGCCTGGCAGGCATCGGTCGTGCGGGAGTACTCCCGTGCGGACCAGTTCGTCACGACGTGCATCGCCTACGAGCGGCCCACCGTCGAGGACGAGGTGCTCACCCGTTCCCTCGACGTCACGGCCGGCAACCCCTACTACCGGATGCAGGACGCGCTCGAGCTCCCGAGCACCGACGAGCCGGCCCAGTTCTGGACGTCGTCCGGCGCCTGGTCGATCGTCGCGTCGGGTGACCGGATGTACGGGTCGAAGCAGGCGCCGTTCCTCGTCACCGAGACGAACGCGCAGGCCATCGGCTTCTCGTGGATGAACGAGCCGGCGTACGAGGGGCAGTGGCGCCAGGCCGCGTGGGCGCTCGTGTCCCGTGGCGCCTCGATGATCGAGTACTGGCACTGGCACACGCTGCACTACGGGGTGGAGACGTACTGGGGCGGGGTGCTCCCGCACTCCCAGCAGCCTGGGCGGACGTACGAGGAGATCGCCCGGATCGGTGCCGAGTTCGCGCGCGCCGGGGACCGGGTCGCCGGACTCCGGCCGCACGCCGACGTCGCGCTGCTCTTCTCGAACGAGTCGAAGTGGGCGTTGAACGAACACCCGGCGCTCGGCGACGGCATGGAGCCCGACCGCCGATCGTGGCAGACGGTCTACGACGCCTTCGCCCGCGGGGTGTTCGACGCCGGGCTCCAGGCGAACACGGTGCACCCGTCGCAGGTGTTCGACCGCGACCCGGCGTCCTTCGCCGCCGAGCGCCCGGTCCTCGTCGCCGCGGCGTTCACCATCGCCACCGATGCGCAGCTGCACTGGCTCGCCGCCTACGCCGAGGCCGGCGGCCACCTCGTGGTCGGCATCCGCACCGGCTACGAGGACGAGGAGGCGCGTGCCCGGCTCGAGCGCAAGCCCGCCTTCCTCGACGTCGCGGCGGGCGTCCACTACGACGAGTTCAGCAACCTCGGTCGCCGCATCCCGGTGTCCGCCGGGGCCGCCGCGACGGACCACGGGTTCTCCGTGCCGGTCGGGGCCACGGCGACCCGGTGGGCGGACGGCCTGCTCGTCGACGACGCCGACGTGCTCGTCGGGTACGACCACCCGCACCACGGCCGGTTCGCCGCGGTCACCACCCGTGCGCACGGTGCCGGACGGGTGACCTACGTCGGGACCGTCCCGGACCCGGCGCTCGCCGCGGCGCTCGTCGACTGGGCGGCTCCAGGGGCGGACGGAGCACCCGGCTGGCGTCCCCAGACCGACACGCAGTCGGTGCAGAGTTCGGTCAACGGACGCGGGGAGACCGTGCACGTGGTCCACAACTGGTCGTGGACGCCGAGCGCCTTCCGGGTGCCGGTCGCGGCGGAGGACGTCCTCGACGGCACGGCGCTCGCCGCCGGGTCCGAGCTGTCGCTCGGGGCGTGGGACGTGCGGGTGCTGGCCGTCCGGTAG
- a CDS encoding RNA polymerase sigma factor: MRAPTAAPPHPADFASIVRRHTPLVHATAMRVLHSHADADDVVQETFLAAWTNLGSIVDAAAIGGWLVTTARRRSYDRFSGAAARVTGRLDESTPAADDHAPTGVTERASLAQAATAVLTTMPATQRRCWELRHVEQLSYREVADALGLPVSTVRGMLVRARATLSRELAAWR, encoded by the coding sequence ATGCGCGCCCCCACCGCAGCACCACCGCACCCCGCGGACTTCGCATCGATCGTGCGACGGCACACGCCGCTCGTGCACGCCACCGCCATGCGCGTCCTGCACTCCCACGCGGACGCCGACGACGTCGTGCAGGAGACGTTCCTCGCGGCGTGGACGAACCTGGGGTCGATCGTCGATGCGGCGGCGATCGGCGGCTGGCTCGTGACCACTGCTCGGCGGCGGAGCTACGACCGGTTCAGCGGGGCCGCCGCGCGGGTCACCGGACGGCTCGACGAGTCGACGCCCGCAGCGGACGACCACGCCCCGACCGGTGTCACCGAGCGTGCGTCCCTCGCGCAGGCTGCGACGGCGGTGCTCACGACCATGCCCGCGACGCAGCGCCGGTGCTGGGAGCTGCGGCACGTCGAGCAGCTGTCCTACCGGGAGGTCGCCGATGCGCTCGGCCTGCCGGTCTCGACGGTGCGCGGGATGCTCGTCCGGGCGCGGGCGACGCTCTCACGTGAGCTGGCGGCGTGGCGGTGA
- the hisD gene encoding histidinol dehydrogenase, translated as MQLSSRFTTRNADRFRFVKAPGLDTPPAQRDPAVIETVSRMLSEIERGGMDAIARYARELDRQDALLELSAAEIAASGDRLAPDLREAIELGSARTKQFAAMQREHLTDFEAELADGLVVGQRYVPVGSVGAYLPAGRFPLTASAFMTVGVAKVAGVPSVVACTPPQPDGGANDAVTYAAHLSGVDRLFVLGGVQALAAMAFGLLDTDLDPVDMLVGAGNAYVAEAKRQLFGTVAIDLLAGPSEVAVIADDSADAEIVAADLLGQAEHGPNSPAALVTTSERLAHEVVAAVERQLPALSTNAICGPAWRDHGSVVLVPTREDAVLVMDELAPEHLEVQTTDDEWYHDHLTNYGSLFLGHWSTVAYSDKGMAGTNHTLPTAGGAKHSAGLSVSRYLKPLTYQRIAREATPSVAHAVDVISASEGMSAHRATATMRLDTYAPVAASND; from the coding sequence ATGCAGCTCTCCTCCCGCTTCACCACCCGCAACGCCGACCGCTTCCGCTTCGTCAAGGCGCCCGGCCTCGACACCCCGCCCGCGCAGCGCGACCCCGCGGTCATCGAGACGGTGAGCCGCATGCTCTCGGAGATCGAACGCGGTGGCATGGACGCGATCGCCCGGTACGCCCGGGAACTCGACCGGCAGGACGCACTCCTCGAGCTGTCCGCTGCCGAGATCGCGGCGAGCGGTGACCGCCTCGCGCCGGACCTGCGTGAGGCGATCGAGCTCGGCTCGGCGCGGACCAAGCAGTTCGCGGCGATGCAGCGGGAGCACCTCACGGACTTCGAGGCGGAGCTCGCCGACGGCCTCGTCGTTGGCCAGCGCTACGTCCCGGTCGGCAGCGTCGGCGCGTACCTGCCCGCCGGGCGCTTCCCGCTGACCGCGAGCGCGTTCATGACGGTCGGGGTGGCCAAGGTCGCTGGTGTCCCGTCGGTCGTCGCGTGCACGCCGCCGCAGCCGGACGGTGGCGCGAACGACGCGGTCACGTACGCGGCGCACCTGTCCGGAGTCGACCGGCTGTTCGTCCTCGGCGGGGTGCAGGCGCTCGCGGCGATGGCGTTCGGTCTGCTCGACACGGACCTCGACCCGGTCGACATGCTCGTCGGCGCAGGCAACGCGTACGTGGCCGAGGCGAAGCGCCAGCTCTTCGGGACGGTCGCGATCGACCTGCTCGCCGGTCCCAGCGAGGTGGCGGTCATCGCAGACGACTCGGCGGACGCGGAGATCGTCGCCGCGGACCTGCTCGGGCAGGCCGAACACGGGCCGAACTCCCCGGCGGCCCTCGTCACGACGTCCGAGCGGCTCGCGCACGAGGTCGTGGCCGCCGTCGAGCGGCAGCTCCCCGCACTGTCCACGAACGCGATCTGCGGGCCCGCCTGGCGCGACCACGGTTCGGTCGTGCTCGTCCCGACGCGCGAGGACGCCGTGCTCGTGATGGACGAGCTGGCTCCGGAACACCTCGAGGTCCAGACCACCGACGACGAGTGGTACCACGACCACCTCACCAACTACGGCTCGCTGTTCCTCGGGCACTGGAGCACCGTCGCCTACTCGGACAAGGGCATGGCCGGCACGAACCACACCCTGCCGACCGCCGGGGGAGCGAAGCACAGCGCGGGACTCTCGGTGTCGCGCTACCTCAAGCCGCTCACCTACCAGCGCATCGCCCGCGAGGCCACCCCGTCGGTCGCGCACGCCGTCGACGTCATCTCGGCGAGCGAGGGCATGAGCGCGCACCGCGCCACCGCCACCATGCGCCTCGACACGTACGCACCCGTCGCAGCGAGCAACGACTGA
- a CDS encoding APC family permease — MTTEHHSSPVSSSPGAAGPGLKRELKVADAAAFSVGLIGPVGVMALLGAGAAGILGRGATWAFVFALVAVSLVAYGFVKLSRNIAHTGSVYATVGLTLGARAGFVAGWALFFGYVTIGAGSGIEISLFVTQLLNDVGLDVAPDWIWVTIVALAVVVLLGRRPVHVITRSLLYAELIGAVLVTVLNVVVLVRLGVGAAPAGRHLSWDFLALPSGTDVGLIAGAAVFGFLAFAGFEGAATLGEETSNPKRDIPKALKIAIVVVGAFYLLSIVAQSLGYGTSAAGVKQFAGSAAPYGDLARTYVGSWLADLLTLAAVVSLFAIFLGTLSGASRVLFALSRDTGIARPVAKLSPQGSPVNALSVVAVVVLLVVVGERLSGAAVLDATYWALTVGTIALLVAYVLATVGAVRFLFFSRRTDTPRWQIVVPVLALALVLYTIYKNAVGLEAPYSWFPYIVAAWLLVGLAITFRTGLVERVRVALAASTGDGREAPSAVADGTAPPQRPASRDDEDVVA, encoded by the coding sequence ATGACCACCGAGCACCACTCCAGCCCAGTCTCCTCGAGCCCCGGCGCCGCCGGCCCCGGCCTGAAACGGGAGCTCAAGGTCGCCGACGCCGCGGCGTTCTCCGTCGGCCTCATCGGACCCGTCGGGGTCATGGCCCTCCTCGGGGCGGGTGCCGCGGGCATCCTCGGGCGCGGCGCCACCTGGGCCTTCGTGTTCGCGCTCGTCGCGGTGTCCCTCGTCGCGTACGGGTTCGTGAAGCTGTCGCGGAACATCGCGCACACGGGCTCCGTCTACGCCACGGTGGGCCTCACGCTCGGCGCGCGAGCAGGGTTCGTCGCCGGCTGGGCGCTGTTCTTCGGCTACGTGACGATCGGTGCCGGGTCCGGCATCGAGATCAGCCTGTTCGTCACGCAGCTGTTGAACGACGTCGGGCTGGACGTCGCGCCGGACTGGATCTGGGTGACGATCGTGGCGCTCGCCGTCGTCGTGCTGCTCGGACGTCGCCCGGTCCACGTCATCACGCGGTCGTTGCTCTACGCCGAGCTGATCGGTGCCGTGCTCGTCACCGTCCTCAACGTCGTCGTGCTCGTCCGGCTCGGGGTCGGCGCGGCGCCCGCCGGTCGGCACCTCAGCTGGGACTTCCTCGCCCTGCCGAGCGGCACCGACGTCGGTCTGATCGCGGGCGCCGCGGTGTTCGGGTTCCTCGCGTTCGCCGGCTTCGAGGGCGCGGCGACCCTGGGCGAGGAGACGAGCAACCCGAAGCGGGACATCCCGAAGGCCCTGAAGATCGCGATCGTCGTCGTCGGCGCGTTCTACCTGCTGTCGATCGTCGCGCAGTCGCTCGGCTACGGCACCTCGGCAGCCGGGGTGAAGCAGTTCGCCGGCTCGGCGGCCCCTTACGGCGACCTGGCCCGCACGTACGTCGGCAGCTGGCTCGCCGACCTGCTCACCCTCGCCGCCGTGGTCAGCCTGTTCGCCATCTTCCTCGGCACCCTGTCCGGAGCGTCGCGCGTCCTCTTCGCCCTGTCCCGCGACACCGGCATCGCCCGGCCGGTTGCGAAGCTGTCGCCGCAGGGATCGCCGGTCAACGCCCTGAGCGTCGTCGCGGTCGTCGTCCTGCTCGTCGTGGTCGGGGAACGGCTCTCGGGCGCAGCGGTGCTCGACGCGACGTACTGGGCGCTCACCGTCGGGACCATCGCACTGCTCGTCGCCTACGTCCTCGCCACCGTCGGGGCCGTCCGGTTCCTCTTCTTCTCGCGCCGGACCGACACCCCGAGGTGGCAGATCGTCGTGCCGGTCCTGGCGCTCGCCCTGGTGCTCTACACGATCTACAAGAACGCCGTCGGGCTCGAGGCGCCGTACAGCTGGTTCCCGTACATCGTCGCGGCGTGGCTCCTCGTCGGGCTCGCGATCACGTTCCGGACGGGGCTGGTCGAACGGGTTCGGGTCGCCCTGGCAGCGTCGACCGGGGACGGCCGGGAGGCACCTTCCGCAGTCGCCGACGGCACCGCACCGCCGCAGCGACCCGCGTCCCGTGACGACGAGGACGTGGTCGCGTGA